The following is a genomic window from Serratia ficaria.
GGAAAATCGGCACGGTGGAGTTTGGCCTGTACGCCGACGCGGATTATCTGCAGGTTACGCCGGATGCGGAGCGCGCGTTTATCGGCTATCACGACGATCGCGCCGCGCCGGCGCAGCAGCGCTGGCTGTTGGCACAGGCGGGTTCGCGGCCGCTGGCGCTGCGCAGCAATGATCTGATGATCCAGGCCGCCGCGGCGGTTGCCGGCGCCGGCGTGGCGCTGTTGCCGCATTTTGTGGCGCAGGACGCCGGGTTGCAGCGGCTGTCGCCGGAGCAGGCGCTGAGCCGCGAGATCTGGCTGACGGTGCATGATGATATTCGCCATGCGCCGGGCATTGTCGCCGTGACGGCGTTTTTGCTGGAGTGCTATGCGGGGGCGGCGGGGATCACCCGGCTGGTGGACGCCGCCGGGTGAAATGACCGCGGTTTACCAGCCTTTTACCGCGCCGCCGTTGAAGATGCTCTCCGCGGCTTTGGCTACCTCGTCCGATTCGTAGGCCTTGACGAAGTTTTGCACCTTTTGCGCATGCCGGTTGTCTTCGCGCGTCACGATGATGTTGGTGTACGGCGAATTTTTGTCTTCGATAAAGATGCCGTCTTTGGTCGGCGTCAGCCCGGTCTGGTTGATATAGGTGGTGCTGATGATGGCGACGGTGACTTTCGGGTCGTCCAGCACGTGCGGCAGCTGTGCGCCTTCCAGCTCCATGATTTTGTAGTTATGCGGGTTGGCGCTGATGTCCAGCGCGGTGGGCAACAGCCCCTTGCCCGGTTTCAAACCGATCAGGCCGGTTTTTTCCAGCAGCAGCAGGGCGCGGCCAAGGTTGGTCGGGTCGAGCGGAATGGCGATCACCGCGCCGTCCTGCAACTCTTTCAGCGATTTGATTTTCTTCGAGTAGCCGGCCATCGGGAACACGAAGGTATTGCCGACCGCCACCAGCCTGTAGCCGTGATCCTTGTTTTGCTGCTCGAGGA
Proteins encoded in this region:
- a CDS encoding MetQ/NlpA family lipoprotein: MTKSWRFTPLLAALAAVMALQGCDQKTDQNHIKVGVINGAEQDVAEVARQVAKDKYGLEVELVSFSGSLLPNDATDKGELDANVFQHRPFLEQQNKDHGYRLVAVGNTFVFPMAGYSKKIKSLKELQDGAVIAIPLDPTNLGRALLLLEKTGLIGLKPGKGLLPTALDISANPHNYKIMELEGAQLPHVLDDPKVTVAIISTTYINQTGLTPTKDGIFIEDKNSPYTNIIVTREDNRHAQKVQNFVKAYESDEVAKAAESIFNGGAVKGW